A stretch of the Kroppenstedtia eburnea genome encodes the following:
- a CDS encoding response regulator transcription factor, whose product MSKKVLVVDDEPSIVKLVQFNLEKEGFSVEVASDGQTALEKVNEHPPDLIVLDLMLPKMDGLEVCKQIRKENSHLPILMLTAKNEEFDKVLGLELGADDYMTKPFSPRELVARVKAILRRMEALRDQGIPGDRNCLRVGELEIDTEGYEVRKKGDPVDLTPKEFELLIHLASHRGKVLSRDQLLNAVWDYDYIGDTRIVDVHVSHLREKVEEDSRNPIYIKTVRGIGYKFEGPKES is encoded by the coding sequence ATGAGCAAAAAAGTGCTGGTGGTTGACGATGAACCCTCCATCGTCAAACTGGTCCAATTCAACCTGGAAAAAGAAGGGTTTTCAGTGGAGGTGGCCTCCGACGGACAGACCGCTTTGGAAAAAGTGAACGAGCACCCGCCTGACCTGATCGTGCTGGATCTGATGCTTCCCAAAATGGATGGATTGGAAGTTTGCAAGCAAATCCGCAAGGAAAACAGCCATCTTCCGATTCTGATGTTGACCGCCAAAAACGAAGAATTTGACAAAGTGCTCGGACTGGAACTGGGGGCCGATGATTATATGACCAAACCTTTCAGCCCCCGGGAACTGGTGGCACGGGTGAAAGCGATCCTCCGCCGCATGGAAGCTTTGCGGGACCAAGGAATCCCGGGAGATCGGAACTGCCTGCGCGTGGGGGAGCTGGAAATTGACACGGAAGGGTATGAAGTGCGGAAAAAAGGAGATCCCGTGGACCTGACCCCCAAGGAATTTGAGTTGCTGATCCATCTGGCTTCTCATCGTGGAAAAGTATTGTCCAGGGATCAACTGTTGAATGCGGTTTGGGATTATGACTATATCGGAGACACCCGGATCGTGGATGTGCATGTGAGTCATTTGCGGGAAAAAGTGGAGGAGGACTCGCGCAATCCGATCTATATCAAAACGGTGCGCGGGATCGGATACAAATTTGAGGGACCGAAGGAGTCATGA
- the icd gene encoding NADP-dependent isocitrate dehydrogenase, producing the protein MARYEAPQTGEKITLENGELRVPDHPIIPFIEGDGTGPDIWAAARRVLDAAVEKAYGSKRKIEWFEIYAGEKAYNQFGEWLPEETLKVIEDYYVAIKGPLTTPVGGGIRSLNVALRQELDLFVCLRPVRYFNGVPSPVKKPEQVDMVIFRENSEDIYAGIEWEAESEEAQKVIRFFREEMGVKKIRFPETSGIGIKPVSREGTERLVRAAIQYALDHGRKSVTLVHKGNIMKFTEGAFKSWGYELAEREYGDKVFTWAQYDRIKEEQGLDAANQAQSEAEAAGKLIVKDSIADAFLQQILTRPAEYDVIATLNLNGDYISDALAAQVGGIGIAPGANINFESGHAIFEATHGTAPKYAGMDKVNPGSVILSGVLMLEHMGWQEAADRIYRAMDRTITQKTVTYDFARLMEGATELKCSEFATQLIENL; encoded by the coding sequence ATGGCACGGTACGAGGCTCCACAAACCGGAGAAAAAATCACTCTCGAAAACGGGGAACTCCGTGTTCCGGATCATCCGATCATCCCTTTCATCGAAGGAGACGGCACCGGCCCGGATATCTGGGCAGCGGCGCGGCGTGTCCTGGACGCGGCGGTGGAAAAAGCTTACGGATCCAAACGGAAAATCGAATGGTTCGAGATTTATGCAGGTGAGAAGGCATACAATCAATTTGGTGAGTGGTTGCCGGAAGAGACACTGAAGGTGATCGAAGATTATTATGTGGCCATCAAAGGCCCCCTGACCACGCCGGTGGGCGGCGGCATCCGCTCACTCAACGTGGCCCTGCGCCAGGAACTGGACCTGTTCGTCTGTCTGCGCCCGGTCCGCTATTTCAACGGGGTACCGTCTCCGGTGAAAAAGCCGGAACAGGTGGATATGGTGATTTTCCGGGAAAACTCCGAGGACATCTACGCCGGGATCGAGTGGGAGGCTGAGTCCGAGGAAGCCCAGAAAGTGATCCGGTTCTTCCGCGAAGAGATGGGGGTCAAAAAGATTCGCTTTCCGGAGACTTCCGGGATCGGCATTAAGCCCGTCTCCCGCGAGGGAACGGAGCGCTTGGTACGGGCCGCGATCCAGTATGCCCTGGACCACGGCCGCAAGAGTGTCACTCTCGTTCACAAAGGAAATATCATGAAGTTCACCGAGGGGGCATTCAAAAGCTGGGGTTATGAGTTGGCGGAACGGGAATACGGTGACAAGGTATTCACCTGGGCCCAGTATGACCGGATCAAGGAGGAGCAAGGCCTGGATGCGGCCAACCAGGCGCAATCCGAGGCGGAAGCCGCCGGCAAACTGATTGTGAAAGATTCCATCGCCGACGCTTTCCTGCAGCAGATCCTGACCCGTCCGGCGGAATACGATGTGATCGCCACTCTGAACCTGAACGGGGATTATATCTCCGACGCCCTGGCCGCCCAAGTGGGGGGGATCGGGATCGCACCCGGAGCCAATATCAACTTTGAATCGGGTCATGCCATCTTTGAAGCGACCCACGGCACCGCTCCCAAATATGCCGGTATGGACAAAGTCAATCCCGGGTCTGTCATTCTCTCCGGGGTCCTGATGTTGGAGCACATGGGTTGGCAGGAAGCGGCGGATCGGATCTACCGTGCCATGGACCGGACGATCACCCAGAAAACCGTCACCTATGATTTCGCCCGACTGATGGAGGGTGCGACGGAACTGAAATGTTCGGAGTTTGCCACCCAACTGATCGAGAACTTATAA
- a CDS encoding FxsA family protein yields the protein MLILLMIIVPAVEIWGLITAGKWIGATPTVLLVIATGVAGWYLARKQGLQTLRLAQIQLSRGELPGDVLLDGICILAGGLLLVVPGFFTDVLGILLLIPYIRGMAKLLLKRKLLQWMDEGRIHWYIRR from the coding sequence ATGTTAATTTTGTTAATGATTATCGTGCCTGCTGTGGAAATTTGGGGCTTGATCACCGCAGGCAAGTGGATCGGGGCGACCCCGACCGTACTCCTGGTCATCGCCACCGGCGTGGCTGGTTGGTATCTGGCCCGCAAGCAGGGTCTCCAGACTTTGCGGCTGGCTCAGATTCAGCTCTCCCGGGGAGAATTGCCAGGGGATGTCCTGCTGGACGGCATCTGTATCCTGGCGGGGGGGTTGCTCCTTGTAGTGCCGGGATTTTTCACCGATGTTCTGGGGATTTTGCTCTTGATCCCCTATATCCGGGGGATGGCCAAGTTGTTGCTCAAACGGAAACTGCTGCAATGGATGGACGAAGGACGGATCCATTGGTACATCCGTCGCTGA
- a CDS encoding acyl-CoA thioesterase yields MKPIRYQSQLRVRYQETDQMGVAHHSNYAVWFEVGRTDWIRKAGLSYGELENRGFLLPVVDLHCRFISPARYDDTLFIWTWVGEMRGPKITFCYEVCRADEGTLLARGETIHFWTDRNLKRFNLERKEPRLFRLLSERIFSGQTEE; encoded by the coding sequence ATGAAACCCATCCGTTATCAAAGCCAACTTCGTGTACGATATCAGGAGACGGATCAGATGGGAGTGGCTCACCACAGCAATTACGCGGTCTGGTTTGAAGTCGGCCGCACCGACTGGATCCGGAAAGCGGGCCTTTCTTACGGCGAATTGGAAAACAGGGGGTTTCTGTTGCCGGTCGTCGATCTCCACTGCCGGTTTATCTCCCCGGCAAGATATGATGACACCTTGTTTATATGGACTTGGGTCGGGGAGATGAGGGGACCGAAGATCACATTTTGTTACGAAGTGTGCCGGGCGGATGAAGGCACCTTGCTGGCCCGGGGGGAGACCATCCATTTCTGGACGGATCGGAACCTGAAGCGATTCAATCTGGAGAGGAAAGAGCCCCGTCTGTTCCGGTTATTGTCGGAACGTATTTTTTCCGGCCAAACGGAGGAATGA
- the mdh gene encoding malate dehydrogenase, producing MTIRRSKISVIGSGFTGATTALMLAQKELGDVVLVDIPNAEGPTKGKALDMLESTPVQGVDARITGTADYAETQDSDLVIITAGIARKPGMSRDDLVSTNAKVMRSVTEQVVKYSPNCIILVLTNPVDAMTYEVYRTSGFPKNRVIGQSGVLDTARFRTFIAQELNVSVEDVTGFVLGGHGDDMVPLVRYSYAGGVPLEKWLPKERLDAIVERTRKGGGEIVGLLGNGSAYYAPAASLVQMAEAILKDKRRILPAIAYLEGEYGYQDMYLGVPVILGANGLEKIIELELTEEEKQALDRSADSVRKVMKVLN from the coding sequence ATGACCATCCGCAGAAGCAAAATTTCCGTCATCGGCAGCGGGTTCACCGGGGCGACGACCGCTCTGATGCTGGCCCAGAAAGAGCTTGGGGATGTGGTGTTGGTGGATATCCCCAATGCGGAGGGGCCGACCAAAGGAAAAGCATTGGATATGCTGGAATCCACCCCGGTGCAAGGGGTGGATGCCCGGATCACCGGTACTGCCGACTACGCCGAGACCCAGGATTCAGATTTGGTCATCATTACCGCCGGGATTGCCCGCAAACCGGGAATGAGCCGTGACGACCTGGTCAGCACCAACGCCAAGGTGATGCGTTCGGTCACGGAGCAGGTGGTGAAATATTCGCCGAACTGCATCATCCTCGTGTTGACCAATCCGGTGGATGCTATGACTTATGAAGTGTACCGCACTTCCGGGTTTCCGAAAAACCGGGTGATCGGACAGTCCGGTGTTCTGGACACCGCCCGTTTCCGCACCTTTATCGCCCAGGAACTGAACGTCTCCGTGGAAGATGTGACCGGCTTCGTCTTGGGCGGTCACGGGGATGACATGGTACCCCTGGTGCGCTACTCCTATGCAGGTGGCGTTCCTCTGGAAAAATGGTTGCCCAAGGAGCGGCTGGATGCCATTGTGGAACGGACTCGCAAAGGGGGCGGCGAAATCGTCGGTCTGCTCGGCAACGGCAGCGCATACTATGCTCCGGCCGCCTCCCTCGTTCAAATGGCGGAGGCCATTCTCAAGGACAAACGGCGGATTCTGCCGGCCATCGCTTATCTTGAGGGCGAATACGGCTATCAAGACATGTATCTGGGCGTTCCGGTGATTCTCGGTGCCAACGGCCTGGAGAAAATTATTGAATTGGAGCTGACCGAGGAAGAAAAACAAGCACTGGACCGGTCGGCTGACTCCGTACGAAAAGTGATGAAGGTACTTAACTGA
- the pnpS gene encoding two-component system histidine kinase PnpS — protein sequence MRSLRNRLTIMFLLMIGISVLGTGIFVALLLKASTIDSLTERLEKEGRLLAEAVNREELWKKPALLQQQADRFGHSLDARVTLIDKKGEVLGDSARLPRGTENMKKHPAVARALSPDSKGKAGSIREDARLDVFLPVVGGKEREKVLGVVRLSMELERIDQRLSQVWVSLAGGLLFSFALASMISSRVARNITRPIEEMTRVAVDMARNKLHRRIPVNNRDEIGRLATAINRMAAGLRYQLETIRKSERRLTGVIETMDSGLIMVDSKGKITLANQAFHRFFNLKPRQLLHKSLPEGAIFHDLNRLVRKCMESGERVRDEIHLYFPEERIMEARLTPIWEERGETGVMAVIHEITAIRRLEKMRTEFVANVSHELKTPVTSLRGFAETLLDGAAEDPDMRKEFLEIIQAESLRLERLIADLLDLSKIESRNMPLNIQTIGIGELLRSTAKTVEEQMRKRKLSFRVKAEEEFPVQVDPDRFSQILLNLLSNAMTYTPAGGEVILSAGRGETDWWVRVADTGIGIPGEDLPRIFERFYRVDKARSRESGGTGLGLAIVKHLVEAHQGEIQVTSRAGKGTEITLTFPR from the coding sequence ATGAGATCTCTTCGCAACCGCTTGACGATCATGTTCCTCCTCATGATCGGTATTTCGGTGCTGGGCACCGGAATTTTTGTGGCACTTCTCCTGAAGGCATCCACCATCGATTCGTTGACGGAACGTCTGGAAAAGGAAGGGCGGTTGCTGGCGGAGGCGGTGAACCGGGAGGAGTTATGGAAGAAGCCGGCTTTGCTGCAACAACAGGCGGATCGATTTGGCCATTCCCTGGACGCCAGGGTGACACTGATCGATAAAAAGGGGGAGGTGCTGGGCGACTCGGCCCGATTGCCCCGGGGAACGGAAAATATGAAAAAACATCCGGCAGTGGCTCGTGCCCTCAGCCCGGATTCCAAGGGGAAGGCCGGGAGTATCAGGGAAGATGCACGCCTCGATGTGTTCCTTCCCGTGGTCGGCGGGAAGGAACGGGAGAAGGTGCTGGGGGTGGTCCGGTTGTCGATGGAACTGGAGAGGATCGATCAACGCCTCAGCCAGGTCTGGGTCTCACTTGCGGGTGGTTTGCTGTTCTCCTTTGCACTGGCCTCCATGATCAGCTCCCGCGTCGCCCGTAACATCACCCGGCCCATCGAAGAGATGACCCGGGTGGCAGTGGATATGGCCCGGAATAAACTGCATCGCCGGATTCCTGTGAACAACCGGGATGAGATCGGCCGCCTCGCCACCGCCATCAACCGGATGGCTGCGGGGTTGCGGTATCAGCTGGAGACGATCCGCAAGAGTGAACGTCGGCTGACCGGAGTGATCGAGACGATGGACAGCGGTCTGATCATGGTGGATTCCAAGGGGAAAATCACGCTGGCCAATCAGGCTTTCCATCGGTTCTTCAACCTGAAGCCGCGGCAACTGCTGCATAAGTCACTCCCTGAGGGGGCCATTTTTCACGATCTCAACCGATTGGTCCGGAAATGTATGGAATCGGGTGAAAGAGTCCGGGATGAGATTCACCTCTATTTTCCCGAAGAGCGCATCATGGAAGCCCGTCTGACTCCCATCTGGGAGGAAAGGGGGGAAACGGGGGTGATGGCGGTGATCCATGAGATCACGGCCATCCGGAGACTGGAGAAGATGCGCACCGAATTTGTCGCCAATGTCTCCCATGAGCTGAAAACCCCGGTCACTTCCTTGCGGGGATTTGCAGAAACTCTGTTGGACGGAGCCGCGGAGGATCCCGATATGCGCAAGGAGTTTCTGGAGATCATCCAGGCGGAGAGTCTTCGTCTGGAACGATTGATCGCGGACCTCCTGGATTTGTCCAAAATCGAATCCCGCAACATGCCCCTGAACATCCAAACCATCGGCATCGGCGAATTGCTCCGATCCACGGCAAAAACCGTGGAGGAGCAGATGCGGAAACGAAAACTCAGCTTCCGGGTGAAGGCGGAAGAGGAGTTTCCAGTTCAGGTGGATCCGGACCGTTTTTCACAGATCTTGCTCAACCTGTTGTCCAATGCCATGACTTACACTCCCGCCGGGGGAGAAGTGATCCTGTCGGCGGGAAGAGGGGAAACTGACTGGTGGGTCCGGGTGGCGGATACGGGGATCGGGATCCCCGGGGAGGATCTGCCGCGGATCTTTGAGCGCTTTTACCGGGTGGACAAAGCCCGCTCCCGGGAATCCGGAGGAACGGGCCTGGGCCTGGCGATTGTCAAACATCTGGTGGAAGCCCACCAGGGGGAGATTCAAGTGACGAGCCGGGCGGGAAAAGGGACGGAAATCACCCTAACCTTTCCCCGCTAG
- the citZ gene encoding citrate synthase, translated as MSVAKGLEGVVALTSGISSIVDGVLTYRGINIDDLAEKANFEEVMFLLWKGHLPNQEELTDLGKQLGEQAALPEAVLEQLKAYPKETHPMAALRTAVSALGMYDTDADDNSQEANERKAISLAAKMPTIVAALFRIGQGLEPVAPNPSYGYAENFVYMLHGEKPDETAVRAIDKALILHADHELNASTFAARVTTATLSDMYSAITSAIGTLKGPLHGGANERVMAMLEEIGSPDQVEKAITAKLDNKEKIMGFGHRVYKDGDPRAKHLREMSRQLSETTGDQKWYEMSLKIEELVVSKKGLKPNVDFYSASTYHYLGIPRKLFTPIFAISRVSGWTAHVLEQYADNRLIRPRAEYTGPVHQSYIPVENR; from the coding sequence ATGTCGGTTGCAAAAGGGTTGGAGGGCGTCGTGGCCCTCACATCCGGAATCAGCTCAATTGTGGACGGTGTACTGACCTACCGCGGGATCAACATCGATGACTTGGCGGAGAAAGCCAATTTCGAAGAAGTGATGTTCCTGCTGTGGAAGGGACATCTGCCCAATCAAGAGGAATTGACTGACCTCGGCAAACAGCTGGGAGAACAGGCGGCTTTGCCGGAAGCAGTTTTGGAACAGTTGAAAGCATATCCGAAAGAGACCCATCCCATGGCCGCCTTGCGGACGGCGGTATCCGCCCTCGGCATGTATGACACCGATGCCGATGACAACAGTCAGGAAGCCAACGAGCGGAAAGCGATCAGCCTGGCGGCAAAGATGCCGACGATCGTGGCGGCCCTTTTCCGGATCGGTCAAGGTCTGGAGCCGGTGGCACCGAACCCGTCCTACGGCTATGCCGAAAACTTCGTGTACATGCTCCACGGGGAAAAGCCGGATGAGACGGCGGTCCGGGCGATTGACAAGGCACTTATCCTGCACGCGGACCATGAACTGAATGCCTCCACCTTTGCGGCCCGGGTGACCACAGCCACTCTCTCCGACATGTATTCCGCCATCACATCAGCCATTGGAACCTTGAAAGGCCCGCTCCACGGGGGCGCCAATGAACGGGTGATGGCAATGCTGGAGGAGATTGGGTCTCCCGACCAGGTGGAAAAAGCGATCACGGCCAAGCTGGATAACAAAGAGAAGATTATGGGCTTTGGTCACCGGGTATACAAAGATGGGGACCCCCGGGCCAAGCATCTGCGGGAGATGTCCCGGCAGCTGAGTGAGACGACCGGCGACCAAAAGTGGTACGAGATGTCCCTGAAGATCGAGGAGCTTGTGGTGAGTAAAAAAGGGCTGAAACCCAACGTGGATTTCTATTCCGCTTCCACTTATCATTATCTGGGCATCCCCCGGAAGCTGTTCACCCCGATCTTCGCCATCAGCCGTGTTTCCGGCTGGACCGCCCATGTGCTGGAGCAGTATGCGGACAACCGTCTGATTCGTCCCCGCGCCGAGTATACGGGACCGGTCCATCAGTCTTACATCCCTGTGGAAAACAGATAA
- the ytvI gene encoding sporulation integral membrane protein YtvI → MNRDAVTGILLRTLLVVAVTVSAYYLCVLAFPLTYPFLIGWLIAMTVEPAVRLLEVRARFPRWAGVTLTLIMLVGGTLSLLIYLVSRIVMELTNLAEYLPQFFNRMNQYLLDTFIRENGELNEMIHNIQKYMENNPRQSSEILTSIRENLGVVTNKGTQFITDILAGIGSFLGNLPYYATVLVFIILAAFFIGIDWPRLRGRLLSLIPGRVSKTGNLVIRDLKKALFGFVRAQLTLISITAVIVWIGLSLLGVEYALILALITGAVDLLPYLGVGTVMVPWATYLMLAGNFRFGLAIAVLYVVILVVRQTLEPKLVATNIGISPLLTLVALFIGLKLFGVFGLILGPVITVLLLALYRAGVFRDLWTYIVHGTSKQPAPRK, encoded by the coding sequence TTGAACCGAGATGCGGTGACAGGCATCCTTCTGCGCACATTGTTGGTCGTTGCGGTGACGGTCTCCGCATATTACTTATGTGTACTGGCCTTCCCGCTCACATACCCGTTTCTGATCGGTTGGCTGATCGCCATGACAGTGGAACCGGCGGTTCGCCTACTGGAAGTTCGGGCCCGGTTCCCCCGGTGGGCGGGAGTCACCCTGACCTTGATCATGCTGGTGGGCGGGACCCTCAGTCTGCTCATCTATCTCGTTTCCCGGATTGTCATGGAATTGACAAATTTGGCCGAATATCTGCCGCAGTTTTTCAATCGGATGAATCAATATTTGTTGGATACGTTCATCCGGGAGAACGGCGAACTGAACGAGATGATCCACAACATCCAGAAATACATGGAGAACAATCCTCGGCAAAGCTCGGAAATTCTGACCAGCATCCGGGAAAATCTGGGTGTGGTCACCAACAAAGGGACTCAGTTTATCACGGATATTCTCGCCGGGATCGGATCTTTTCTGGGAAATCTCCCTTATTATGCAACAGTTCTCGTCTTCATTATTCTGGCCGCCTTCTTCATCGGGATCGATTGGCCCCGCCTCAGAGGAAGACTCCTCTCTCTGATCCCGGGACGGGTCAGCAAAACCGGCAACTTGGTGATCCGGGATCTCAAAAAAGCCCTGTTCGGGTTCGTACGTGCCCAGTTGACACTGATCAGCATCACCGCTGTCATCGTCTGGATCGGACTCAGTCTGCTGGGGGTGGAGTATGCCCTCATCCTTGCCCTGATCACCGGCGCTGTCGACCTCCTCCCCTATCTCGGAGTGGGTACGGTGATGGTACCCTGGGCCACCTACCTGATGCTGGCCGGCAACTTTCGCTTCGGTTTGGCAATTGCCGTGTTGTATGTGGTGATCCTGGTCGTTCGCCAAACGCTGGAGCCCAAGTTGGTCGCCACCAATATAGGGATCAGTCCGCTCCTGACGCTGGTGGCTCTGTTTATCGGCTTGAAGTTGTTCGGGGTGTTCGGCCTGATATTGGGACCGGTGATCACAGTTCTCCTGCTCGCCCTGTACCGGGCCGGTGTCTTCCGCGACCTTTGGACCTATATCGTCCATGGGACATCCAAACAACCCGCGCCCCGAAAATAA
- a CDS encoding DUF6881 domain-containing protein — translation MEYMKCYWYHDDPGDPILIYAELNEDRYEIRKIEIYKDGSIGYAFKNIQIKSMGLGLVPVPSLDEIAKEPEFDPEEITKAEFEKIWREKVGDRE, via the coding sequence ATGGAATACATGAAATGCTACTGGTATCATGATGATCCGGGTGATCCGATTTTAATTTATGCTGAGCTAAATGAAGACCGTTATGAGATACGAAAAATAGAAATTTATAAAGATGGAAGTATCGGATATGCATTTAAAAATATACAAATAAAAAGTATGGGTTTGGGCTTGGTTCCCGTTCCTTCTTTAGATGAAATTGCAAAAGAACCAGAGTTTGATCCTGAAGAGATTACTAAAGCTGAGTTTGAAAAAATATGGAGAGAAAAGGTTGGAGATAGAGAATAA